In Amphiura filiformis chromosome 1, Afil_fr2py, whole genome shotgun sequence, the following are encoded in one genomic region:
- the LOC140157186 gene encoding carbohydrate sulfotransferase 14-like — protein MQRTWESAYGWFIVQTYRKDYHAPRQITNKDSQQPFMNITFSEFIRFMTDYEDVLRLDGGTDHFLPQSTIASPCAIHYDFIGHFENLSTEASYMLTFLGVDHIVQYPGISASKAEKKFVDEYRKVPLELLYKLEKFYHADYELFGYSFNDTLKRIIGSRSDYDN, from the coding sequence ATGCAACGGACGTGGGAATCTGCTTATGGGTGGTTCATCGTGCAGACGTATCGTAAAGATTACCATGCACCACGACAAATAACAAATAAAGATAGTCAGCAGCCCTTTATGAACATAACATTCTCAGAGTTCATCCGATTCATGACTGATTACGAAGACGTATTAAGACTAGATGGAGGTACAGATCATTTTCTACCGCAAAGTACGATTGCTTCTCCATGCGCGATTCATTACGATTTCATCGGTCATTTTGAGAATTTATCGACGGAGGCATCGTACATGTTGACATTTTTAGGTGTGGATCATATTGTTCAGTATCCAGGAATCAGTGCATCGAAAGCAGAGAAGAAGTTTGTTGATGAGTATAGAAAAGTGCCATTggaattattgtataaattagaAAAGTTTTATCATGCGGATTATGAATTGTTTGGGTACTCTTTTAACGATACCTTAAAAAGAATTATTGGCAGTAGAAGTGACTATGACAACTAA
- the LOC140165834 gene encoding carbohydrate sulfotransferase 14-like translates to MMKIEQQRRLQIVEKGCEKLTIPRSLANFSDQYLSHLIVESRYKILFNYIPKVSCTMWKELFDQLHRTHLTFNIRFLTDLIKPESRRFQLETCRKAVFVREPLTRLLSMYFSKFCNYGEVQRLWEYKYGWLIVQNYREGYHSPPEIPNKDSQQPFMNITFSEFIRFITDNINKEDILRESGSRVGGTDHFLPQSTIASPCAIHYDFIGHFENLSTEAPYMLNFLGVDHIVQYPGITASEAEKKLVDEYKKVPLELLYKLEQYYHADYELFGYSFNDTLKRIITSGNNDDN, encoded by the coding sequence ATGATGAAAATAGAACAACAGAGACGTCTGCAAATTGTGGAGAAAGGGTGTGAAAAATTGACCATACCTCGTTCACTTGCAAACTTTAGTGATCAGTACTTAAGTCATCTCATTGTAGAGAGTAGATATAAAATTCTCTTCaattatataccaaaagtctCTTGTACGATGTGGAAAGAACTGTTTGATCAATTACATAGGACACATTTAACATTTAACATCCGATTTCTCACCGATTTAATAAAGCCGGAATCCAGACGTTTTCAGCTGGAGACATGTCGCAAAGCCGTTTTTGTTCGCGAACCACTTACGCGGTTACTTTCGATGTATTTTAGTAAATTTTGCAATTATGGTGAAGTCCAACGATTGTGGGAATATAAGTATGGATGGCTCATCGTGCAGAACTATCGTGAAGGTTATCATTCACCACCAGAAATACCTAACAAAGATAGTCAGCAGCCCTTCATGAACATAACTTTCTCGGAGTTCATCCGATTCATAACTGATAATATTAATAAAGAAGACATACTGAGAGAAAGTGGAAGTCGAGTTGGAGGTACAGATCATTTTCTACCGCAAAGTACGATTGCTTCCCCATGTGCGATTCATTATGATTTTATCGGCCATTTTGAGAATTTATCGACGGAGGCACCGTATATGTTGAATTTTTTAGGTGTGGATCATATTGTTCAGTATCCAGGAATTACAGCATCGGAAGCAGAGAAGAAATTAGTTGATGAGTACAAAAAAGTGCCGTTggaattattgtataaattagaGCAGTATTATCATGCGGATTATGAATTGTTTGGGTACTCTTTTAACGATACATTAAAAAGAATTATTACAAGTGGAAATAATGATGACAATTGA